The Nicotiana tabacum cultivar K326 chromosome 14, ASM71507v2, whole genome shotgun sequence genome contains a region encoding:
- the LOC142169153 gene encoding protein neprosin-like, which yields MMIQQRAIGYIFVLAISLLLSCNEVQGRTKLSYLEDLELEKQLKLLNKPAVKSIKTEYGDIYDCVNFYQQPAFDHPLLQNHTFHPQMKPTLPIVKEYSDESITGWPLGRGVGCPKGTVPIRRTTKDDLIRQRLMPPAEDVSFSTSFSYGNNLSNKVTFPSKGYKLAIVQTENNPSNKFGGAGMVTAIYTSRVKGQQNSACRLKIQKGSENIQVGWRVDPTLYGDGRSRLYTHFLAGKNQCFNTQCPGFVIVNTDIPLDFVYSPVTQRGSKDAWVDKMYITRDIVNGNWWLLLTRNQTQVGFWPKQIFDELNDFASTIEWGGVVYSPPGVLEPPMGSSFFPIGDTRYDAYCRNIGTIDDNGQETEAGNLIPYMTNPDLYKVVDAPSEGSSFKHSVFYGGPGESIEV from the exons atgATGATACAACAGCGGGCAATAGGTTACATATTTGTACTTGCCATATCTCTTCTTCTGAGCTGCAATGAGGTCCAAGGAAGAACAAAATTATCCTACCTTGAAGACTTAGAATTAGAGAAGCAGTTAAAGCTTTTAAACAAGCCAGCTGTAAAATCCATCAAG ACGGAATATGGTGATATATACGATTGTGTGAATTTCTACCAACAGCCTGCATTTGACCATCCATTATTGCAAAATCACACATTTCACCCTCAG ATGAAACCAACATTGCCTATAGTGAAAGAGTATTCCGACGAATCAATAACTGGTTGGCCTTTGGGAAGAGGAGTCGGTTGTCCAAAAGGAACAGttcccataagaagaactactaAAGATGACCTGATCAGACAAAGACTTATGCCACCCGCAGAGGATGTCTCTTTCAGCACTTCGTTTTCCTAT GGAAACAACTTGAGTAATAAAGTAACTTTTCCTTCCAAAGGGTACAAG cTTGCTATTGTTCAAACCGAAAATAATCCAAGCAACAAGTTTGGAGGAGCTGGTATGGTGACTGCTATTTATACTTCTCGTGTGAAAGGCCAACAAAATAGTGCTTGTCGGTTGAAAATACAAAAAGGATCAGAAAATATACAAGTTGGATGGAGA GTGGATCCTACACTTTATGGAGATGGTCGAAGTAGGCTATATACACATTTTCTA GCAGGAAAAAATCAATGTTTTAATACACAATGTCCAGGATTTGTTATTGTAAACACAGATATACCTTTAGATTTTGTATACTCTCCTGTTACACAACGTGGAAGTAAGGATGCGTGGGTAGATAAAATGTACATAACGCGG GACATTGTCAACGGGAACTGGTGGCTTTTGCTCACGCGAAATCAAACACAAGTTGGTTTTTGGCCAAAACAGATTTTTGATGAATTGAATGACTTTGCATCAACGATTGAATGGGGCGGAGTAGTATATAGTCCACCTGGGGTACTTGAACCTCCAATGGGCTCAAGCTTTtttccaataggagacacacgTTATGATGCATATTGTAGGAATATTGGGACAATAGATGACAATGGCCAAGAAACAGAAGCTGGCAACTTAATACCTTACATGACCAATCCTGATCTATACAAGGTTGTCGATGCTCCAAGTGAGGGATCTAGTTTTAAGCATTCAGTCTTTTATGGGGGTCCTGGTGAAAGCATAGAGGTCTAA